A region from the Fusarium musae strain F31 chromosome 1, whole genome shotgun sequence genome encodes:
- a CDS encoding hypothetical protein (EggNog:ENOG41), whose product MAPPKRTRGLLACFNGRLIYACGMIALSQLNFGMDQAAFSNTQAMPFFKRQFGTFDQTTGTYVLETVFLSLLNSIQFIGFVFGLVLGNLFSRRFGRRLAMFLMCFWALISGVILITSKTPTQAITGRTITYVYIGMELAIVPVLQSELVPAEARGFVVGTYQSGLLFGSLIMSIICRGTSEIKGHASWRIPYGLFFVIPSILAVAVWWIPESPRWLLTRDRQDDALKSLRLLRQGAYTDDEIEHEFREMQNALNNTVKRGSFIDMWRGTNLKRTLITVGVNIFLQLTGQNFASKYGTIFIQSLKSVNPFVMSCINSALNIVAVFLTQFLSDKTGRVPLMVAGAVLQTASLMTMGGLGTVKNPSQSIRSAIVATVTLFGIGFSLGWAPLSHVVAAEIPTTGLRDLTYAVGAVFNIVIQWAVAFSIPYLIDQSHAGLGSKVGFIFGVTSFMATLFSWFCIPECGGKTLEEIDELFARGVPIRKFRTFKVSLDAEASDGGDELAKPGKGNVSETTHTL is encoded by the exons ATGGCCCCTCCTAAACGCACTCGCGGGCTCCTTGCCTGCTTCAATGGCCGCCTCATCTATGCTTGTGGCATGATTGCCTTGTCGCAGCTCAACTTCGGCATGGACCAGGCTGCCTTCAGTAACACTCAGGCAATGCCTTTCTTCAAGAGACAGTTCGGAACCTTTGATCAAACCACTGGTACATACGTTCTCGAGACGgtcttcctctccctcttgaACAGCATCCAATTTATTGGCTTTGTGTTTGGTCTCGTTCTTGGTAACCTCTTCAGCCGTCGCTTTGGCCGCCGTCTGGCAATGTTTCTCATGTGTTTCTGGGCTTTGATATCCGGAGTCATCTTGATTACGTCCAAGACCCCGACTCAAGCAATCACTGGTCGTACTATCACATATGTTTACATCGGAATGGAACTCGCCATAGTCCCTGTTTTACAGTCAGAGCTTGTTCCCGCAGAGGCTCGCGGCTTTGTCGTTGGTACTTATCAGTCTGGTCTTTTG TTTGGTAGCCTTATCATGTCTATTATCTGCCGAGGTACCAGCGAAATCAAGGGACATGCTTCCTGGAGGATCCCCTATGGCCTTTTCTTCGTGATTCCTTCTATCCTCGCGGTGGCTGTGTGGTGGATCCCCGAG TCTCCCCGTTGGCTATTGACCCGAGATCGCCAGGATGATGCTCTCAAGTCCCTCCGACTGCTTCGACAAGGGGCATATACCGACGACGAGATCGAGCATGAATTTCGAGAGATGCAGAATGCTCTCAATAATACTGTTAAAAGGGGCAGTTTCATAGATATGTGGCGAGGGA CGAATCTCAAGCGAACTTTGATCACAGTCGGCGTCAACATTTTTCTTCAACTCACGGGTCAGAACTTTGCTTCCAAATATGGCACAATCTTTATCCAAAGTTTGAAATCGGTGAACCCTTTTGTTATGTCATGCATCAACTCTGCGCTTAATATTGTTGCCGTCTTCTTGACACAGTTCTTGTCCGATAAGACAGGACGAGT TCCCTTGATGGTAGCCGGAGCAGTCCTTCAGACAGCCAGTCTTATGACCATGGGTGGGCTCGGAACTGTGAAGAATCCCTCGCAGAGCATTCGGTCTGCTATCGTTGCGACCGTCACCCTCTTCGGCATCGGATTTTCCCTAGGATGGGCACCTCTCTCACACGTTGTAGCCGCAGAGATCCCCACGACCGGTCTACGCGATCTCACATATGCTGTGGGAGCGGTCTTCAACATTGTCATTCAGTGGGCTGTTGCTTTTAGTATTCCCTACCTCATTGACCAATCGCATGCTGGCCTTGGGTCTAAAGTCGGCTTCATATTCGGAGTGACTTCGTTCATGGCGACATTATTCTCGTGGTTCTGTATTCCTGAATGTGGAGGTAAGACGTTGGAAGAAATCGATGAGCTGTTCGCTCGAGGCGTTCCTATTCGCAAGTTTCGCACATTCAAAGTTTCATTGGATGCAGAAGCCTcggatggtggtgatgagctcGCGAAACCCGGTAAGGGCAATGTGTCAGAGACAACACATACTCTTTAG